From the genome of Streptomyces sp. NBC_01341, one region includes:
- a CDS encoding mucoidy inhibitor MuiA family protein → MTTAPKPIALPVTAVTCLEDRAHVERAAELDLEAGVQLLRLGPVSALAVDRTLHAELTAGHPASVLDLRVVRAWTPREPEPSADDSALRHRIRALEGQQLALAQRRDRLHTRLDLLDRLAADLLREIGEGAGHGETDSPRWARELDRLDGERDAFGEQLRSAQQEMGEISGQLDEARRAVCATGEESSELTAHIELTLETAAAGRVGLRLSHLTPCALWRPAYRAVLDGDTVTLETDAMVWQRTGEDWSDVRLTLSTARSALAGDPPRLAEDRLTLTDRSAAERRAVDVELREEEIGSLRPAPVAGLPGVDDGGETRVLRAPAPVSVPGDGRAHRVPLSAFTTAARSEYACSPELSALVTRVVRFDNRAGHALLAGPVDLVRDSGFSGRGTLAFTSPGASVELPFGSCDDHRVVRQAEESRGTAGITQRTVVTRTVRLHVSRFSAPDAEGDRVVALHERIPVSEVSSVEVRLRTESCSPVPDEVDAEGVARWDISLPPDGHRTVVLVYEVSASAAVTGL, encoded by the coding sequence ATGACCACGGCCCCGAAGCCGATCGCCCTCCCCGTTACCGCCGTCACCTGCCTGGAGGACCGCGCCCACGTCGAACGTGCCGCCGAACTCGACCTGGAGGCGGGTGTCCAGCTGCTGCGCCTCGGGCCGGTGAGTGCCTTGGCGGTCGATCGCACCCTCCATGCCGAACTGACGGCCGGGCACCCGGCCTCCGTGCTCGATCTGCGGGTCGTACGCGCGTGGACGCCGCGCGAGCCCGAGCCGTCCGCCGACGACTCCGCCCTGCGGCACCGGATACGCGCACTCGAAGGTCAGCAGCTCGCGCTCGCACAGCGCCGAGACCGACTTCATACCCGACTCGACCTGCTCGACCGCCTCGCCGCCGACCTGCTGCGGGAAATCGGCGAGGGTGCCGGCCACGGGGAGACCGACTCGCCTCGCTGGGCCCGTGAACTGGACCGCCTGGACGGCGAACGCGATGCGTTCGGCGAGCAACTGCGTTCTGCACAGCAGGAGATGGGTGAGATCTCCGGTCAACTGGATGAGGCACGGCGTGCGGTGTGCGCCACCGGTGAGGAGTCCTCCGAGCTCACCGCGCACATCGAACTGACCTTGGAGACGGCTGCCGCCGGTCGGGTCGGGCTGCGGTTGAGCCATCTCACCCCCTGCGCTCTGTGGCGTCCCGCCTACCGCGCCGTGCTGGACGGGGACACCGTGACCCTGGAGACCGACGCGATGGTCTGGCAGCGCACGGGCGAGGACTGGTCGGACGTGCGGCTGACCCTGTCGACGGCCCGTTCCGCTCTCGCCGGCGATCCACCGCGGCTCGCCGAGGACCGGCTGACACTCACGGACCGCTCCGCCGCGGAGCGCCGAGCCGTCGACGTCGAACTGCGCGAGGAGGAGATCGGGTCCCTGCGCCCGGCCCCGGTGGCCGGTCTGCCCGGGGTGGACGACGGTGGCGAGACGCGGGTGCTGCGGGCCCCGGCTCCGGTGTCCGTACCCGGCGACGGGCGTGCCCACCGTGTGCCGCTCTCGGCCTTCACCACGGCCGCGCGCAGTGAGTACGCCTGCTCCCCGGAGCTCTCCGCTCTGGTCACGAGGGTGGTGCGGTTCGACAATCGGGCCGGCCACGCGCTGCTCGCCGGGCCGGTGGACCTGGTGAGGGACAGCGGCTTCAGCGGCCGGGGGACACTGGCCTTCACCTCCCCCGGCGCTTCTGTCGAACTGCCTTTCGGAAGCTGCGACGACCACCGTGTGGTCCGGCAGGCGGAGGAGTCGCGCGGCACCGCCGGAATCACCCAGCGGACCGTCGTCACGCGTACGGTCCGCCTGCACGTGTCGCGGTTCAGTGCCCCGGACGCGGAGGGCGACAGGGTCGTCGCACTGCACGAGAGGATTCCGGTGTCCGAGGTCTCCTCGGTGGAAGTGCGGCTGCGCACGGAGTCCTGCTCTCCTGTCCCCGATGAGGTGGACGCCGAGGGCGTCGCCCGCTGGGACATCTCCCTGCCGCCGGACGGCCACCGTACGGTCGTCCTGGTCTACGAGGTTTCCGCGAGCGCCGCGGTCACCGGCCTCTGA
- a CDS encoding DUF4139 domain-containing protein → MTTETAQRWGSALDSVVVYEQGALCRRLARGSAGPFGSVRVVGLPRSMDPDSLRVRVLGPAGVRVSEARVEIEAETLDASGQDELQAEVDRLSDACAAVRGRRDRTLGLIEEIGALRPVPPPRKRDEPHRRTPVDAWLELGCFVDDRLRGLHDTLGELEESVRRAAHALDLALDRQARASTDSGTDAASAHLRTTVSAVVTVDVPDTCDARAEVELELEYGVPGAVWVPAYRLAHRRGEPTGRMTLRASIAQRTGEDWTGVAVGLATADLRRDTGLPKLRSIRIGRRQPSPEPSGWREPPPGLGELFAGYDVAGPRPGTAAGPASARVGSAPPPPSAPQAYGGDLPAAPAAPVPGGPAGAATERFGGGAPAPVQPGRARSGGRSFAAAAPVAPPVPGGAMPSAPPAPVSGPPQPRGAELDYAALVLSGPEEPGARRGRLFTGSPFDPVAEEHRRRAESVAGLPLPGHAVRPRESAGSFDHRFDTASRADIPSDGTWHTVTIGEIPIGLETEYLCVPSVEQTVYATLVVSNSTGQALLAGPVEVTVDDEFLLTTALPTLAPGGVRRVGLGRAEGIEVTRRTTVRESTSGLRNNVTVLDHQVRLELANRLTRPVVLEVRERVPVTSEADVRIEERAGWITPEDGQGQDHHAPGTRIRRVDLPAGGTAALDGGYEIRIPSGKAIVGGNRRS, encoded by the coding sequence ATGACTACCGAGACGGCGCAGAGGTGGGGTTCGGCCCTCGACTCTGTGGTGGTGTACGAGCAGGGGGCCCTGTGCCGTCGCCTCGCCCGGGGCAGCGCAGGACCGTTCGGGAGCGTGCGCGTGGTGGGGCTGCCCCGCTCCATGGACCCGGATTCCCTCCGGGTCCGGGTCCTGGGACCTGCCGGGGTCCGGGTGAGCGAGGCGCGGGTCGAGATCGAGGCGGAGACGCTCGACGCCTCCGGCCAGGACGAGTTGCAGGCCGAGGTCGATCGCCTCAGTGACGCGTGCGCGGCCGTCCGGGGGCGACGGGACCGCACGCTCGGTCTCATCGAGGAGATCGGGGCGCTGCGTCCGGTTCCGCCTCCCCGCAAGCGTGACGAGCCGCACCGGCGCACCCCGGTGGACGCCTGGCTGGAGCTCGGCTGCTTCGTGGACGACCGCCTGAGGGGACTGCACGACACGCTCGGCGAGCTGGAGGAGTCCGTGCGGCGGGCCGCGCACGCGCTCGACCTCGCCCTCGACAGGCAGGCCCGTGCCTCCACCGACTCCGGGACCGACGCCGCGTCAGCGCATCTCCGCACGACCGTGTCGGCCGTCGTGACGGTCGACGTCCCGGACACCTGCGATGCGCGGGCGGAGGTGGAGCTCGAATTGGAGTACGGGGTGCCGGGCGCGGTCTGGGTGCCCGCCTACCGGCTCGCCCACCGGCGGGGCGAGCCCACCGGCCGCATGACCCTGCGCGCCTCGATCGCCCAGCGCACCGGCGAGGACTGGACCGGCGTGGCCGTAGGCCTGGCCACCGCTGATCTGCGCCGGGACACGGGGCTGCCGAAACTGCGCTCGATCCGGATCGGCCGTCGCCAGCCCTCCCCCGAGCCGTCCGGCTGGCGTGAGCCGCCGCCTGGACTCGGCGAACTGTTCGCCGGATACGACGTGGCCGGCCCTCGCCCAGGGACGGCAGCCGGGCCCGCATCCGCCAGGGTCGGGTCTGCTCCGCCACCGCCGTCGGCTCCGCAGGCCTACGGCGGTGATCTTCCCGCGGCTCCCGCCGCCCCGGTTCCGGGCGGCCCGGCGGGCGCTGCCACGGAGCGCTTCGGAGGCGGGGCGCCTGCCCCTGTGCAGCCCGGCCGGGCACGTTCGGGCGGCAGGTCGTTCGCCGCCGCGGCCCCTGTGGCGCCCCCGGTCCCGGGCGGGGCCATGCCGTCCGCGCCCCCGGCACCCGTGTCCGGCCCGCCGCAGCCACGTGGTGCCGAGCTGGATTACGCCGCCCTCGTCCTGTCCGGCCCCGAGGAGCCGGGCGCGCGCAGGGGCCGTCTGTTCACCGGCTCCCCCTTCGATCCGGTGGCGGAGGAGCACCGCCGCCGCGCCGAATCGGTGGCGGGGCTGCCGCTGCCCGGCCACGCCGTGCGGCCCCGGGAATCGGCGGGCTCCTTCGACCACCGTTTCGACACGGCGTCGCGCGCCGACATTCCGTCGGACGGCACCTGGCACACCGTCACCATCGGTGAGATACCGATCGGGCTGGAGACGGAGTATCTCTGCGTCCCCTCGGTCGAGCAGACGGTGTACGCCACGCTCGTCGTCTCCAACTCCACCGGCCAGGCTCTGCTGGCCGGGCCGGTGGAGGTCACCGTCGACGACGAGTTCCTGCTGACCACCGCGTTGCCCACGCTCGCGCCCGGCGGTGTCCGCAGGGTCGGACTCGGACGCGCCGAAGGCATCGAGGTGACCCGGCGTACCACGGTGCGCGAGTCCACCTCGGGACTCCGCAACAACGTCACCGTGCTGGACCACCAGGTCCGTCTGGAACTGGCGAACAGGCTCACCCGGCCGGTCGTCCTCGAGGTCCGCGAACGGGTGCCCGTCACCTCCGAAGCCGACGTGCGTATCGAGGAACGGGCCGGCTGGATCACGCCCGAGGACGGGCAGGGCCAGGATCACCATGCTCCGGGCACCCGTATCCGGCGGGTCGACCTGCCCGCCGGCGGCACGGCAGCACTCGACGGCGGCTACGAGATCAGAATCCCGTCCGGCAAGGCCATCGTCGGCGGCAACCGCAGGAGCTGA